The following is a genomic window from Niabella soli DSM 19437.
AGGTGAGCGATTTTCCGCCTACCTGGTAGCCCCGTATCCAGTCGAACGGTTTTTCCTGGATATAAGGATGGTCTTTATCCTGGATAAAAAAATGTTTGGTCGCTTCATCGTACCCGGCTGCTTTTGAAATCAGCGGGTTTTGCCTTTTTTGCGCTTCCGTTATTTGTCCGCGGTGGGGTAACTCCCACCGGTTCAGGTTCATGGTAGGATAATCTTTTAAATGCTCCACATTCCGGCCCCGTTCCAGTACTATAGTTTTCAACCCTTTTTCGCAAAGCTCTTTTGCGGCCCAGCCGCCACTGATGCCGCTGCCAATTACAATGGCATCAAAAGTGTTGCTGTTATTATTATTTTTTATACCTGTTGAATCGGACATTATACTTCGATTTAAAAGTGAAATTATTTTATCCCTTAACCCGCAATTATTCAAACGGCAGCAGCACCGGTTATATCCGCAGCCGCCAATGCGTCAATCATTATATAAGCATTGGGGTGCTGCTGCAATATTGTTGCTGGAAAGTTTTCAGATAGTACTCCCTCAATTGCTTGTTTTATAACCGGAGCTTTGTGACTTCCATTGGCAACCAGCACTACCTTTTTTGCTTCCATCAGATCAGTGAGGCCCAACGTGATCCCTTTATTTAATGAAACAGGACCGGTAAAATATTTTTGCCCCACGGCTGTTGTTGTTGCATCCAGGCTGATCACATGGGCATGCAGTTCAACGTTTACACCCGGTTCATTGAACCCGATATGGCCGTTCATTCCGATCCCCACCACCATCAGGTCGATGCCGCCCCGGCTGGTGATCTCGTTTTCCATTTTCGCGCATTCTTCCTCGAGGTCTTCCGCCAGTGCATCAAAGAAATGATACTGGCCAGGCTGTAAGCCCAGCGGGGCAATAAGGCGCTGCTGAAAATCATTCCGGCAACTACCGCTGACTTCAGGGGCGAGGCCTACCCATTCGTCTAATCCCACTAAAAAAATACGGCTGCTATCTATTTGTTTTTTCTTTACCTGGTAACAGAATGCGGCGCAGGCTTTTTTGGGAGAATCGCCGGAGGCCATACAAATAACCGCATCCGGCTTTTGTATGATAGTAGCGATCATCATTGCCGCAATAGCTTCTGCCGCCGCGTGGTCGTCTTTAAATATTTTTACTTCCATTTTTATCTTTTTTCTATGGACCCGGTCTGCTTATGTTTCACAATTATCTTCCGTTCACCGGAAGGGAGCAGCTCTTCCTTTATAAGGTAGTAATTTTCATCGTAACTTGGAAAATCGCGTTGTTGTGAAGTGTTGTTCGCTCCCCTCCAATCTTCGATTCTTACCGGCTCCCATTGTTTTGATCTTGCGGAAGCGTAAGCTGCATCCAGGATGGCGTTAACAATATACCCGTCATAAAATGTTTCTGAGGGTTGTTTTCCTTTCTCAATGGCTTCAAACATATCGGTAAACATATGGCTATAGCCCAGTTCATGTACTTCATCGCCTACGGGGAACAACCAGCCGGTATTACTTTCTGCTTTTTCGGCCACATAATCATTTCCTTTGCCGGTAGTGAACAGCTCAAAGCCCGTGC
Proteins encoded in this region:
- a CDS encoding 6-phosphogluconolactonase translates to MEVKIFKDDHAAAEAIAAMMIATIIQKPDAVICMASGDSPKKACAAFCYQVKKKQIDSSRIFLVGLDEWVGLAPEVSGSCRNDFQQRLIAPLGLQPGQYHFFDALAEDLEEECAKMENEITSRGGIDLMVVGIGMNGHIGFNEPGVNVELHAHVISLDATTTAVGQKYFTGPVSLNKGITLGLTDLMEAKKVVLVANGSHKAPVIKQAIEGVLSENFPATILQQHPNAYIMIDALAAADITGAAAV